The window CCATCTGATCTGCGACGGAGCGCCCCGCTGTACGTCATCATTTACCGCGGCAAACGTCAACGACATCACGCAGACCCTAGCCCTCGTCGACGGCATCCCGCCGCTGGCCGGATGCCCCGGACGTCGCCGCCGACCCCCCAAGCCGTGCTGGGCAGCAGGCGTACGACTCCCGGACCGTGCGCCGCGAACTCCACCATCGCCAAATCCTCCTTAAGGACTCCCTGGCCGTAGAGGGGCTGGGCAGACTCCGCTACGTCGTCGGGCACACGCTCCTGAAGATGGCCCGCTCATAATGCTGTTACGAGTTCCGGGAAGGCGGAGAGTGCGGGGGACACCCTCCACGCGTTCGCTTCCTACTCACCTGTCTCGTGCTCCGCACGATCCGTGGCCGGCGGCTCATCAAAGACGATCACGACCGGCGCGTTTGCCTCCGCTTGTGCGCGGTCCGACGCCGTCACGATCTCTTCGTAGGTCCATTCCCTGTACAGGCGCTCCCCGTGGGCATCGGTGATGTCAATGATTACGCCGGTCCCCTCCTCAGCGGGTTGCTCGGGGACGAGTCCCAGCTCGTACGTGGCGTTCTCGAGGAGGGCTTCGGTGACGCGGATGCCGGTGAGTCTTTCGGCCAGAGCGAGGACCGCCGCCTTCGGGTCGACGTCCGGGGCGCTCTCGTCGTGCTCCCCCTCAGGAGTGACGGGGAATCCGACTTCCCGCAGCAGGGGGACCAGTTCATCGGGGGTGCTGCCGTCGCGCGAGGAAGGGACCTCGAACGTCGTACGGAGTTCGCCGTCCTCGAACCAGTGGAAGAGGTGGATGGGCTTGCCGCCGTTGGTCGAGTGCACCACCACCCGACCACCCTTCGACAGCGTCTGCACGCACGCGCCCGCGAGCCCCAGGCCACCGTCAAAGCCGAGGACGATGGTCCAGTCGCCCTTCTCGCCCGGAGCGCGGAAGGCGCCCGCGACGTAGGACTCGTCCCAGTAGTTGTAGTCCACCTCGGCGCGGTGGGCGTCGTCCGCCTCGATCAGCCCGGCCGTTCCCTCCCCTGTGCCGCGTGGTTCCGCCTCTATCGCGCGCAGCACATCGCGCGGGCTTCGCCCCCGTACCAGTGTCAGGGTGTACCCACTCTCCATTGCGTGCCGGAAAAGCGGGGAGGTGCGGATCCAGGTGTAGTCGTGCGCGGTCACCGAGTTCATACGCCGCAGTGTGCCTGATGCCGCTGACAACGCTCGGTGTCAGCGGGTATCGCGGCTAAAGCTGGTCCCCGGGCCGCGCCACTTCAAGAACAAGGTCGGGTTACGAGCTCGACGTGCCCGCTCCGCCATGCAGAGGTGGGGCATGCTCCGTTCGCGCAGCGGTGATCGGCGGTGGACGCCGGCGCGCGAGGACTGCGATCGGCCGGCTATTCCAGGTCTCGTACGTGGTGTACAAGACTGGCGACTGCTGACGCGGCTGGGTGATCTGGCACTGCAGCGGTGACGGGAGCAGGTTCAGGGTCTGATCTCCAGCTCCTGCGCGACCGCCCTTATCAAGGGAGGTGGTTGCCCCGCGAGAAGGAGACCATAAACCAGACGACCAGAGGGATTAGAACCAGCAGGACGAATCCTGCCAACACCTTCGCCCAAGACGCAGTCCTACCTCGTCCTTCAGCCTGCATGGCCTTTCCCCCCGTCCATGATGCGGCAGAAGCCGAGTGTATGCGGAGGTTCGGAGCGACAGCAGTCACGCGCCAAGAGGAGCCGTGCAGATCCGCGCTGGGCCAGGTGGAGTGACGCCTGTACGTCGTACCATCAGGCTGCACCACGAGGTGAGGCCACAGGGCCGCAGCAGCACCCAGCCTGACGATGCACCGCCCGCAGCTCGCACTGCTCGCCTACACACCCCTCGCCCGACTCGCTCTGCACCGCCTGGCAGGCCCTGACCTCGCGGCCGGTTGCTCGGAGCTGTCCGGCCGTTGCGTCCGGCAGGTGGTAGTGCAACGGCCCCGCAGACAGGATAAGCAGGGTTCAACTGCTACGCCTGCGGGTCCGGTGCATCTGGAGGCAGCAGCATACTGCGGTGTCCTCGCGGGGCACCTTCTTCATCCGGCTCACGAGCGCCAGAAGGTCTGGCCGGGCATGCCTTCTGCCATGCGGCCAAAGATCACGCCAAGATCACAATGTTCACCGCGCAGCAAAGTTCCTTTTGTCTCATTCAGGCGAGAAGTGGTGGAGGACTTGTCTTTTTTGCCTCTATTGTCTTGACCCCCGGCGTGTGGAATCACAGCCGGATCGAGCATCCGGCGTGAACTCAAAGCTCTTCTCGTGCGGAGTGTGATTGATCGGGCTGCATAAGTTGCCCAGGAGACGACATGAAGGAGCCCCATGTGAGAGCACTCTCCCCAACGGGGGGTCGACCAGACCCCGCTGAGGATGCCGCTCTGCTCCAGGAGCCGCAGGGCGCCTCTCAAGAGTTCGCCGAGCTGTATGACCGATACGCACCCGCCATCCACCGCTACGCCACACGCCGCTTGGGCGCTGGGCTGGCCGACGACGTCGTAGCAGAGACCTTCCTCGTAGCGTTCCGTCGCCGACAGCGCTTCGATCCGGCCCAAGGTCAAGTCCGCCCTTGGCTCTACGGCATCGCGAGCAACCTGATCGCGGCGCACCGGCGTTTCGAAGTGAGGCAGTATCGCGCGCTGGCCAAGACCGCGATCGACCCGCTACTGACGGACTATCACGACGATGTGGACGATCGGGTGGCTGCCACAGCGGTCGCACGCCAACTGGCCGCCGCGCTCAGCCACCTCTCCAAAGGAGATCGAGACGTCCTCCTCCTGATCGCGTGGGAGTCCTTTTCCTACGACGAAGTGGCGCAGGCGCTGGCGATCCCCGTCGGCACAGTGCGCTCGCGGTTGCACCGGGCGCGCAAGAAGGTCCAGAAGACTCTTGGTGGGGTGAACCCCGCCGCGGTACACGAGGAGTTCGCGGATGGATGACATGACGCTGCTGCAGCAGATGCGCGCCGAAGTTCCCCGCCCCGACCCGGCACGGCTGGCCATCGGCCGGGAGCGGCTGCTGGCAGAAATCAGGCAAGAACCGTCGAACAGTCCAGCCCCCCGTCGTACGGCGGGAAGTGTCCTGGGCAGAAGGAATCGGGGTGTCGGCGCCTCTGCGTCCGCGGGCACGGTCCGGCCCCGTTTGCTTGGCCGGCCAGTGATTCGCGCCGCCCTGGCCACGGTTGTGGTGGCCGCCATAACCAGTGGTGTGGTGACGGTGGTGGACGCCACCTCACGCGAGGACCGCCATGCGGCAGCGCCCGGCGCCGACTCCCCTCGCATGCGGGCCGTCAGCGCCAGCACCGTCCTCAAGGCTGCCGCTGCCCATCAGCGGCGCCAGGAGAAGCAAATCGCCCCGCGCGACGATCAGTTCATCTACACCAAAGAGCTCGTCACAGAGACCGAGATCAAGACAGGGAAGACGCGAACGCTCGTCGATGAGAACTGGCACTCGGTGGACGGCACCAAGCGCGGTTGGACGATGGAGGTGGGGAAAGGCTGGTGGGCCGAACCACTGAAGCCCAACCAGTCGATGTGGCCCCCCGCCAAGTGGCAGGAACTGGAGAAACTGCCCACCGAACCGTTCAAGCTGATTCTCTTCGTACAGAAGCGGCTCATCGGCCGGAAGCCGACCCCGACCCCCGACATCAGGGATCACGACTGGCCCATGATCGAATTCGGCCTTGTCAACCTCCTCCACAGACGGCCAGTGATGCCGCCGGGGCTGCGAGCAGCGGCGTTCGAAGCACTCGGCATGATCCCCGGCGTCACCGCGACCCCCGGAGTCACGGACGCCGACGGACGCCCCGGCATCGCGATCGCCTACAAGGACCCCTTCCATCAGTTGCCGACGAGCGACGTCCTCATCTTCGCCGACGACACCTACGACTTCCTCGGCTTCGAGGACTCACATGTGGGAGAAAGAAGGGCGTACAAGCGCATCTTTACTCTCGAAAGCTACGCCATAGTCGACAAGGTCAAGCAACGGCCATAAGACGTTAGAGCTGAGTGCGGCAGGCCGAGAGCTTGGATCCGCGCATGGCGTGCGCGTTGGCATCCTCCGCACCCGCAGGTGGGGTCGAGCGGGGTGAAGTCTGTTTGGGCACCCAAGAAGCAGCGCTGTTCGCGCTGCGGCTACGTCAGGCGGCGTCCGGATGCTCCTGCTGCAAGGTGATCCGACCTTTCACCTGAACGGTCAGAACCTGTCGGCGGATGGCCGGGTCGCCGGGAGTTCCCACCTGATCTCGCCCTCATGCCGGTGGCTGGTGGGCGCCAGACCAGCAGCACCGGCGACGGCAGCGGAGGCGTGGTGATCCGGATGGATATGGGCACGGATCGCCCCGACTTCCTGTTCGCGCAGCCAGGCAACCAGTGCTCGTGCCGCCTCGGTGGCAATCCCACGCCCCTGCCACCGAGTCCCGACCACCCAGGCGACCTCGGCGGCACGTTCGAACTCGCCCCCGGTGATCGTTGCTTGCACCGTCCCGACCAGACGCTTCTCCGCCCGAAGCCGGATCACCCAGTTCCACCACGTCTGGGAGGCATGGGGAGAGCCCGCCACCAGGCGTGCGTACCGTGACCGCAATGCCTGCGCAGAGTAAGGGGTACCGCCCGTGAAGGCGTGCAGAGCCGGGTCGGAGAGTACTTCGGCCATCTCGTCCGCGTGCTCGACGGCCAGCGGTACGAGGCTCAGCCTCTCGGTCTCGACGGCCTCGATCTTCAGGGCGTCCACGCCGCCTCCGGTACGGACGCTCGCTCTTCCGCCGTCCCGGCGCGCACCTCCGCACTCCGGCACGCATGCACGGCCCGGGGGCTCAACGCGGTCGGCCCGCGCGTCGACGTCGCTGCGGGCGTCGGGTGGGCATGGGTACGCCTTCGTCCGGGACCGCTGCGGGCGAGGAGAACCCGCCGGGAACGCTCGCCCGGGCGGCAGCCGGGACCTGTGCGACGGGCCGCTCGGCCGCTCGGCGTGGACGCGCGGCGCGGGCCACGACGGTGACGTGCGGGATCCGCGGGGCGCAGGCCTCGCAGACCTCTTCGACGCTCCATACCTGGCCCACCGTCGGATCGTGGCGCAGGATCAGCACCACTGCGCCGGCGCACTGGACCGTCTCGGGGTGGGCGGAGCACTGCTGGGCGCCGCAATAGCAGAAGGCATGGGGGCGGACGGTGGCCGCCTTGGCGTGAGCGGCCGCATGCCCGGCCGCGAAGGCGCGCAAGGCCGCAAGGTCGCGGGAGCGGGCCGGCATCCGGCAACCCTCCTTGCTGCACGTGACCGTGGCGGAGTGGTCGCGGTGTCCGATGAGGCGGACGGTCCAGGCCCGCCCGGGGACCCGCTCGGTGGGGGATGCGCTGTACGCGGTCGTCACAACAACGGCCGTCCATTCTTGGTCGCGAGAAAAGATGCGTCCACTATGAGTTACCCACCGAGCGAGCATGCACCGGTTTTCCCTCCACCGCCGTGCGCGCCATCGATCCGGCGGCTCAGATGGTGACGCAGATCCCGTCCTCGATCACCCGGCCGTCGCGCTCCAGGCCGCCGCACACGAGCTTGGCGCCCGCCTGCTCGTAGCCGACCGCCCAGCGGTGACTCGCGGCGGAAACCTTCGAGGAGTGGAAGTTCCCCCAGTACGACCGCAGCGTTCCGGGGAGTCCGTCCCTGGTCTGCACGGTGATGTCCTGCACGAACCTGTTGTGGTGCGCCGTCATCACACAGATGTACTTGCCGCACTGGCTGTCGACCTGTGCGCTTGCCGGCGTGGTGGCGAGCAGCGAGAGGGCACATGCTGCGAGCAGCGTCGCAAGCTTCTTCATGTTGTTCATGCCCTGCTGAACGATCACATGGCTCCAAGGTGACGAGAGTCAATACGTGCGCCGCGACATCGATGACAATCCCGACGAAGGTCCTTTCCGTAGGAGTCATAGGAGGCAAAACCTCCAGCATGCTCGCCGGCTACCCGCACGGCCTCGGAAGCGACAGGACCACAGCGGTACGCGCCCCCAGCCCGGCCATGTCGCGCCCGACCGCGCGGCGACGTCACGGAGGGCGGCAGCCCGGCGAGGGGCGCTACCTGCGATCGGTGAGACGCGCCCGTGCCCTCCGCACGCGGTCACCCGTTTCGCCGGCGGGCCCCTCCGTACACATGAACGACTGGAGTCGCCATGAACTCCATCTCCGCCACCGACGTCACTCTGAGGGGCCTGGGAGCGTGCTGCGCCGTCGGCAATGTGGTGCTGCACGCCCTCCTCGTCCCTGATCACCTCGAGGAGAATTTCTACGTCGGCGTTCTCTTCGCCCTCGGCAGTGTCGTCATGCTCGCCGTGGCGGCGGCACTGGTGACCTTGAAACGCCCCATGATCGCGTGGCTGACCGGAGCCCTCGTCAGCTTCGGAATGATCATCGGCTTCCTGCTGTCGCGCACCGTAGGTCTGCCCGACGGCTATTACGAATCCGGCTGGGAGCCGCCGTACGGCCCGCTTTCCTTGATCGTCGAAGGACTGTTCATCCTCGCGTTCCTCACCTGGCTGACCAACACGCCGCCGACCGCCGACACAGCGAAACCGCCGCGGAAAGCGGACCGGGAACCGGTCGTGGCCGGGCGAAACGGTTGGTGGCGGTGATACAGCAGGCGTCTGCCGGACATGACTGCGCGGTGGGCCGCGGTGCGCGGCGGCGTGCCCGCTGCTTCAGCTCCTCCTCGTCGACAAACGTGAGCATCGGCTGCCCCGGTTCGCACAACATGGTGACGGCGAACTTGGTCGGCGCGTCCGCCAGGGCGTTGCCGTCCTGGTAATGGATCACGTCGCCGCCGGGTTCCCTGAACGTCTCACCGGCCTTCACCATGCGCTCCGGCTCTGCTTCCAGTTCGAGCCGGTGCCGGGATCGCCCGGAGGCCACTCGGCGAGGACGGCCGGCGCACCAAAGTCACGTCAGCTGTGGCAATCCGTGCGCAGTCGCTGCCTCGTTCAGGGTTTGAACCCCGGAAGTCAGCTCCCCCAGTATTTCCTCAGCTGACCTTCCATGAACGGGTTCGGACTCACACTCACTTCACCGGCGAAGGGGTAGTCGAGAACGAGGACGAGGGTAAGACTCAAGCCGACCAGCAACGCGATCGTGCCTACGAAAAGCAGCTGCACCTTGAGGTTCTCCACCCCGTAAAGCAGGGTGACCAGCATCACGACCACCGCTCCCCCGTAGGTGAGGACCTGCAGAAGAGCGGGCAATCGTTGCGTCGCGGCCAGAATGCGGATTCTGCGCTGTGCGGTCACATCGTTCAGCCGCTCCACCGACTCGTTGTAAAAGGTCTGCTCGGAAGCGCTTTTCGGATTGTAGCCCTGGAAGACTCCGTACAAAGCCTCGAGTTTGCCCGAGGTCGCGCTGAGACTATTCCTCCCTTCACGCATGAGCGGCCATGCGTCCTCTACGACGGCGTGGATGTATCCCCCGATGGCCACATCCAGTTTTTTCTGCACCTCATCCGGAAATGAATGCGCGTTGCGGGAAATCACAGCAAGATCTGTGGCCTCGGAAGTCACCACTGTCTGCACTTGCTCAAGCTCGGTCCACAAGGTCACGATGACGAAAGCAAGGACGATTCCGTAGATGGCTCCAAACAGCTCGAGGACCGTGCGCGACACGTCGTTGGTCACGCCATGGGTCAGCTGAGGAAAAATTCGACGCGCCACCAGGCAAGCGGCGAGCGACAGAACAACAACGCCTCCCACCATGACGAGTGCGAGGCCGGCGGTGTTCAGGTTGTTCAGGAGCCAAAGTCCCACAAGGCCCACTTTACCATGCATGACCATCTATTCCGGATTTCTGATGAATCCTCCACACCCGACCCTGCTCATGGTCTGCGTGGGTAAAGTTGGGGAGCCGGACGAGTGAAATCCCCGCTATACGGGTTTTCAATCGAGGGTTCCACCTCCCCAATCTGTGGCCTGCGGGACGTCCTACCCGGACTACCTGAGGTAAATCGTGTGACCGTGCCGCCCGGGCACGCTACTTTTGGCGCATGAACGTCACTGGCCGAAGCACCACAGCGACCGCGCGAGCGACCCGCTCGCCGGTTGCCGCCGCCTGACGTATTCCACTTCCCATCGGCGACCGGAAACGGTTTGCCGGTGGTTCCATGGCGTTCCCGCCCAGGTTCCGATGATCGTGCCGCCCGTTTCCGGTGCCTCCCCGCCGCACACGCGAAGGAGCCACCCCATGAACACCGATCACGTCGTCCGCACATTCGTCGAGTACTTCGAGGAGCGCGGCCACCGCCGGATCACCGGCTCGACTCTGCTGCCGCCGCCCGGCGACCCGGTGCTGTTCACCACCTCCGGTATGCACCCGCTCACCCCCTACCTGGAAGGGCGGCCGCACCCCCTCGGCAGGCGCCTGGTGAACGTGCAGCGCTGTCTGCGCACCACTGACCGTCGCCGAGTGACCAGGTACCGAGCATCTCGAACACGGTCAGATGCGTGGTGTCGCCGACCTCACGGGTGTCTCCCACCGCGCGGGCTGCCCGAAGGGCATGTGTGTGAACGGTCAGCGCGTCGGTGAGGTGCCCCGAGCGTTCGTAGTGCCGGTGGAGCGTGGTGGCTCCGCTGGCCCTGCGAGTGGCGGCCGAACTGGCCCTTTCACACCCCCTGGATCCACTGGCCCAGGCGGAAGATCCCAGCCTCTCATCGGTATGACCCAGCCGGTGAGCATGGAGAGATGAGGGCGAGGAGGCGCGACTGTTCAGGCTGCTGGGCCTGCACCCAGGGCCCGACGCGGACGTGTACGCCGCCGCCGCGCTGACCGGCGGAACCGCGGAGCGCGCCCGGCGGTCCCTGGACGCCCTGTCCCGCGCGCACCTGGTGCATCGGAGCGGGCCCGGCCGTCATGCCATGCACGACCTGCTGCGCGCCTACGCCGCGGAGCTCACGAGCCGGCACGACGTGGCGGCGGAGCGTGACGCCGCCCTGACCCGCCTGCTGGACCACTGCCTGGCGGCGTCTGCTCTTCCGCTGGTGGCCAGTCCGCGGATCAGCAGCACGGCGAGGGGCTCGTTCAGCGGGTGCTCCGTCAGCAAGGGCCGCAGGACGGCGGGCACTTCCTCGGACTTCCCCTGTCCCAGCAGGGCGTGGGCCCAGGCGAGCGCCGTCTCCAGACGCTCCTGTGTCCAGGCGGTACGCGTGCGCTCCGCCCACGCCCCCGGCAGCCCCGCCAACGGCACTCCGCGCCACAGTCGCAGCGCCTCTCCGAGGAGTCGGATGCGGCGTTGGTCGGGCAGATGCGGCTCGCGCGCCCGCACGACGAGCGAGCGGAGACGTCCTCTCCCCGGATGAGGCACTCGCGCTGCTGCGCTCCCTGATCGGACCGCGCGTCGATACGGACCGCGCGGCGGCCACCGCCCTGGCGGAACAGTGCGGGCGCCCCTGGTGGAGGAACTGCGGGACGAACGGCGGCGCCTGGACCTGCTCGACTCCGGAGACGGAGATCCTCCTGGAGTTGTGGCAGGAGCGCGGCGTGCCCGTGGAGCTCACCACCGAGGACACGCCTCTACATCGACCCTCACCCGAGCCAGGAACACGGCGACTCCAACAGCGACGCCACCACCTGGAAAGTCGGCGTCTGGCCTGGCGTTGGTGCTCAGCGGCCTCGTCGTGACTTTCCTGGGGCAGCAGTCGTCTCCGGAGTCGCGGGCATCGGCAAGACCGCGCTGGCGGTGCGCTGGGCCCACCAGATGCGTGACTCCTTCCCCGACGGACAGCTCTACGTCGATCTCCGGGGCTACGACCCGGACGAACCGGTCTCCGCCGCCCAGGCCCTCTCGGGCTTCCTCTCCGCCCTGGGTGTGCCCGGCCCGGAGATACCGTAACGGAGCAAGTCGACGGCGTGTAGGTCCGCCTCCAGGACGTATCCGCCGGAGGTGCGTGCGATGCGAAGCGGCGTACCGGGTACGGCTGCCCCGTCACCGCCTGCCGTGGGCGCCACGCCGTCCGTGGATGCCGCGCCGTCGAACAGCCGCCTCAGACGGCTGATGTGGGAGTAGAGGGCCGAGCGGGCGCCGTCGGGCGCGGCGGTGTCCCAGACCCGGTCCACCAGCGTGCTCGCGGGGACCGGTCGGCCGGTGTCGGCCGCCAGCGCCGCGAGGACCGCTCGGCGACGCGGCTCCCCGATGTCGACCGCGCGCCCCGTGACGCGCAGTTCCAAGGGTCCGAGCAGGTGCAGGTTCATCGCGCCTCACGCGGGAGGGAGGAGGGAACGGGCTTCACGCGGTGGGGTGTTCGTCCGCCGGGCAGGGCCGGCATGCCCTCAGTCCTCCGTCGTTCGCTCCGGGGCCGCCGGCCGGGCAGCCGTCACAAGGTTTCCGCAAGGTTCACCGTAGATCCTCACCTCACATGCCGTCAGGCGGATCGCGGCAAGCACCGCGTGCAGGGGGAACACCGACGTCCGCTCCCGGAGCCTTCCCGGGAGCGGCGTGTCCGCCCGCCCCGCCGGCAGTCGCGTCAGACGTGACCAACCCGACGCAACAAGAGAATGGAATTGTCATGCGCAAGATAATGTCCCGAGCCAACCGGACGGCCGTCGCCGTCGTCGCGACCGCCTTCATGGCGTCCGGAGCGGTCGTCGCGGGGGCGACGACCGCCTCCGCGGACGGCTGTGTGGGTCCCCTGTGCGGCGCGGTGAAGAACCGGACCGGCGAGACGATGCACTACACGATGAGTCTCGGCGAGGGCCCGCACTACTGCGACGTGTGGAACTGGGGCGGCGGCACCGGGAGCGAGTTCAAGCACGCGAAGTGCAAGCAGGAGTCGTTCGGCAACGGAACGCGGGGCGGCAACGGCACCGGCAAGGACGTCGACGCCTTCACGTTCGCCACGCACGGCTACCACGAGCGGTTCTCGCGGGTCGGCACCTGGCACTGGCGGGCCAAGGGGGTCTGGACGAAGATCCGCAGCGGGGAGATCGGCGACTGCGGCATCGGCGACCACAACGAGGTCTGGTGCACCGTACTCGTGCAGGCCTGAGGGGAGCCGCTGGTAGTCGGGCATTCCCAGGAAGGCGGCGGCACGCGTGTGCCGCCGCCTTCCGGCGGGACCGGCCTCCGCGGCCCGCGCCCACCCCACGACGGCGCCGACGCGTCGAGGCATCTCACGCGGCGAGCCCCCTTACGGAGTGTCAACGGCCGACTACGCACGCGCACGCATCGGGCAGTCGGCCGACGGGCGCCGCACGCTTCCGGCCGGCCCTCCCCTCCCCCGACCTGAACCGGTCACCGGACCGGGCTATTCTGGCCGGCATACCTGGACACGGGGTGCCCCTGCACGGGGGCTGAGATCACACCCGTTGAACCTGAACCAGTTAGGACTGGCGGAGGGATGTCGTATGTCGTTGCCGTATGCCCATGAAGAGACGGCCGTCGCCGAGTCGCGGGGTGTCTTCGACGGCCGGATGCCGACCGCCCCCGGAGATCTGCGAGTGGAGGCGCGCGGCATCGCGCCGGTGCCCGAGGACGCTCGCTACGGCAGCCCCCGCCGGCTGTTCACCGTGTGGTTCGCCCCCAATCTGACGATGACCGGCGTCTTCACCGGTACGGTCGGCGCGGCCCTCGGACTGGACTTCGCCACCGCGCTGCTCGCCGTGGTGCTCGGCACCGTGCTCGGCGCGGTGCCCACGGCCTACCTGGGAACCTGGGGCAGCCGGACCGGGGCGGGCCAACTCCCGCTGGCGAGGCTGGCCTTCGGACGGGCCGTGGCTCTGCCGGGCACCCTGCAGTGGCTGTCCTCCATCGCCTGGGACGCCCTGATAGGCCTGTTCGGGGGCGACGCGCTGGCCCAGCTGTTCGGCTGGCCGTTCTGGCTGGGCGTCCTGGTGATGCTCATGGCCCAAGGGGCGCTCGGCGTGATCGGGTACGAGGCGATCCACCGCCTGCAGACGGTGATGACCTTCGCGCTCGCCGCCTCGCTCGTCGCGTTGGCGGTGAAGCTCGTGCACGGCACCCAGCCCGCGACGGCCGCGACCGTGCACGGCGCCGACCAGGCGGGAGCGTTCGTGCTGACCTGCACCATCGCCTTGAGTCTCGCGCTCTCGTGGGCCCCGTACGCCAGTGACTTCAGCCGCTACCTGCCCCGCACGGCGTCGCGTTCCAGCATGTTCTGGTGCACCCTGCTCGGTGTCAGCGTGTCCTTCGTCGCCGTGCAGGCGCTCGGTCTGTGGGGCGCCGCTGAGTTCACCGACCAGACCGCCCGCGGTGTCGACCATCTGCTCGGCGGCGGCGCGCTCGGCGCGTTCGGACTCCTCGCGGTCGCCGTCGCGGCCCTGTGCAGCAACGCCATGAACGACTACAGCGGGTCGCTGGCGCTGCAGACGATCGGAGTGCGGCTTCCGCGGCCGGTCGCCGCCGCGCTCGCCGCGGCGCTCGGCTTCCCGCTCGTGCTGTGGATGCACGCCGCTGACACCACTGCCCGCTTCCAGAACGTGCTGTTGTTCGTCGGCTACTGGATCCCCGCGTTCGTCGCGATCGTGATCGTCGACTGGGTGGCCCGCGCACGGGCGCGCGGCGACCGCCCGGTCGACCTGGCGGAGGAGGAAGCCGCGCCGCAGCCGTGGTGGCCCGCCGTCACCGCGTTCGTCGTCGGTTTCGCCGTGGCGGTGCCGTTCATGAGCACCAGCCTGTACGTGGGTCCGGTCGCCCAGGCCCTGCACAGCGCCGACCTCGCCTACCCCGTCGCGTTCCTCGCGGCGCTGCTCGTCTATGCGCCGTTGCGGGTACGACGCCGGTCCTGACCCGCGCCCGCTCCTCCTGGGGGAGTTGCCTGCCCCTGCTGGGCGGATCGTGTGCGGTGGCGTTCCGGGACTCGGCTCAGCGCGTCACTCGGTGGCGGAGGTAGACGACTCGCGAACTGAAGGTGCGGGTCTCGACGAGTTCGAGATCCACGCGGCGCTCGTGCCGGGGGAAGAACGGGATGCCACCGCCGAGGAGCACCGGGTAGACCAGCGTCCGGTACTCGTCGATCAGATCCAGCGCGGCCGCCTCGGCGGCGAGGGCGGCGCCGCCGATCGCGATGTCGCCCTCCCCCGGCTCGGCGCGCAACCGCTCGATCTCCTGCGTCAAGCCGCCGGAAGCGAGCCGGGCATGGCCCTCGACCTCCGACAGCCTGGTGGAGAACACCACTTTGGGGAGCTGCTTCCAGAGCGCCGCCCATTCGAGCTTCGAGTCGTCGAGCGACGGGTCCTGATCGGCGGTCTCCCAGTACAGCATCGTCTCGTACAACCGTCGTCCCAGGAGGTGGACGCCGACGTCTCGTACCCTGTCGATCCAGGAGCGAAAGATCTCCTCGTCGGGCACCGTCCACTCGACGCTGCCGTCCGGTCCCACGATGTAGCCGTCGAGCGAGACGCTCATCGAATAGGTCACTCTGCGCATCGGAAGGCCTCCTCGGCAACGGTTCGAGAGTACGACCGCCCAATGCCGTACGCTTGTTGCGGCTCGCGACAGCCCCTCCCGATGTCGCCACTCCACGGGCATTCGCCCCGTACCTGAGTACGTTCTGAGTAGGCGCGCTCATGTGGTACGACGTGGTGCGGGACACACTCCGAACCATGACACATGTTCCGCCACCGGCCGAGGAGCTGCGGCTCATCGACACCGAGCTGTGGCAACTGGACGCTCGTCGGGCCCAGTTG of the Streptomyces sp. 1222.5 genome contains:
- a CDS encoding cytosine permease, encoding MSLPYAHEETAVAESRGVFDGRMPTAPGDLRVEARGIAPVPEDARYGSPRRLFTVWFAPNLTMTGVFTGTVGAALGLDFATALLAVVLGTVLGAVPTAYLGTWGSRTGAGQLPLARLAFGRAVALPGTLQWLSSIAWDALIGLFGGDALAQLFGWPFWLGVLVMLMAQGALGVIGYEAIHRLQTVMTFALAASLVALAVKLVHGTQPATAATVHGADQAGAFVLTCTIALSLALSWAPYASDFSRYLPRTASRSSMFWCTLLGVSVSFVAVQALGLWGAAEFTDQTARGVDHLLGGGALGAFGLLAVAVAALCSNAMNDYSGSLALQTIGVRLPRPVAAALAAALGFPLVLWMHAADTTARFQNVLLFVGYWIPAFVAIVIVDWVARARARGDRPVDLAEEEAAPQPWWPAVTAFVVGFAVAVPFMSTSLYVGPVAQALHSADLAYPVAFLAALLVYAPLRVRRRS
- a CDS encoding dihydrofolate reductase family protein, yielding MRRVTYSMSVSLDGYIVGPDGSVEWTVPDEEIFRSWIDRVRDVGVHLLGRRLYETMLYWETADQDPSLDDSKLEWAALWKQLPKVVFSTRLSEVEGHARLASGGLTQEIERLRAEPGEGDIAIGGAALAAEAAALDLIDEYRTLVYPVLLGGGIPFFPRHERRVDLELVETRTFSSRVVYLRHRVTR